The following are encoded together in the Tamandua tetradactyla isolate mTamTet1 chromosome 14, mTamTet1.pri, whole genome shotgun sequence genome:
- the TINF2 gene encoding TERF1-interacting nuclear factor 2 isoform X3, whose translation MATPPGAGPAALRFAAAASWQVMCRRRVEFFPRVLEFLLSLRAAAPGLVRFRHHERLCMGLKAKLVVELILQGQPWAQVLDALNHHFPESGPLLRDPKATKQDLMKILEAQETFCQQVKQLAEAPVDLALKQQELEQEYGEPFMAAMEKLFFEYLCQLEKALPTLQAQQLQDMLSWMQPGVSITSSFALSQYVVDMGWPLAECSISDTVNMTEPTEQNPPQQPSLKETLLPKAKPDPYFPQQPASRKLPEPLAGHHFNLAPLGQRRTQSQWMSTRGGHKERPTVMLFPFRNLGSPAQVTSNPEIRGKHRTHPADSTSAVDTRTAYTGKPKSPSQTLGGKALKENPVDLSASEQKDLSSISVQPCHYHRGLGFGF comes from the exons ATGGCCACGCCCCCGGGAGCCGGTCCCGCCGCTCTGCGCTTCGCGGCTGCAGCCAGCTGGCAAGTCATGTGCCGACGTCGCGTGGAGTTTTTCCCGCGCGTACTGGAGTTTCTGCTATCCCTTCGCGCGGCTGCTCCCGGTCTGGTTCGCTTCCGGCACCATGAACGCCTATGTATGGGCCTAAAGGCCAAG TTGGTGGTGGAGCTGATTCTGCAGGGCCAGCCTTGGGCCCAGGTCCTGGATGCCCTGAATCATCACTTCCCGGAATCTGGACCTCTACTGCGGGATCCCAAAGCT ACAAAGCAGGATCTGATGAAGATCTTAGAGGCACAGGAAACCTTTTGCCAGCAGGTGAAGCAGCTGGCAGAGGCTCCTGTGGATCTGGCCTTGAAGCAACAG GAACTTGAACAAGAATATGGGGAACCCTTTATGGCTGCCATGGAAAAGCTGTTTTTTGAATACTTGTGTCAGCTGGAAAAAGCACTGCCTACACTGCAGGCACAGCAG CTTCAAGATATGCTGAGTTGGATGCAGCCTGGAGTTTCTATCACATCTTCTTTTGCCTTGAGCCAATATGTGGTGGACATGGGCTGGCCACTTGCAG AGTGCTCTATTAGTGATACAGTGAACATGACAGAGCCTACAGAGCAGAATCCTCCTCAGCAACCAAGCCTAAAGGAAACTCTTCTGCCAAAAGCCAAGCCTGATCCTTACTTTCCTCAGCAACCAGCCTCAAGGAAACTCCCAGAACCCTTGGCCGGCCACCACTTCAATCTGGCTCCTTTAGGCCAACGAAGAACCCAGTCCCAATGGATGTCCACTCGCGGAGGTCATAAAGAACGCCCCACAGTTATGCTGTTCCCCTTTAGAAACCTGGGCTCACCTGCCCAGGTCACATCTAACCCTGAGATCAGGGGGAAACATAGGACACACCCAGCAGATTCAACAAGTGCTGTGGACACAAGGACAGCCTACACTGGAAAGCCCAAGAGTCCATCCCAGACCCTGGGGGGAAAAGCTCTGAAGGAGAACCCAGTTGACTTATCTGCCTCAGAGCAAAAGGA TCTGTCTTCCATCTCTGTGCAGCCCTGTCATTACCATAGGGGACTTGGTTTTGGATTCTGA
- the TINF2 gene encoding TERF1-interacting nuclear factor 2 isoform X2: MATPPGAGPAALRFAAAASWQVMCRRRVEFFPRVLEFLLSLRAAAPGLVRFRHHERLCMGLKAKLVVELILQGQPWAQVLDALNHHFPESGPLLRDPKAVKQLAEAPVDLALKQQELEQEYGEPFMAAMEKLFFEYLCQLEKALPTLQAQQLQDMLSWMQPGVSITSSFALSQYVVDMGWPLAECSISDTVNMTEPTEQNPPQQPSLKETLLPKAKPDPYFPQQPASRKLPEPLAGHHFNLAPLGQRRTQSQWMSTRGGHKERPTVMLFPFRNLGSPAQVTSNPEIRGKHRTHPADSTSAVDTRTAYTGKPKSPSQTLGGKALKENPVDLSASEQKENCLDCPLDPLRLSLSPPRARNPVCLPSLCSPVITIGDLVLDSDDEENGQRDGKETLENYQKTKFDTLIPTFCEYFSHSGPSAMPVPSHNHTDSPRPI, from the exons ATGGCCACGCCCCCGGGAGCCGGTCCCGCCGCTCTGCGCTTCGCGGCTGCAGCCAGCTGGCAAGTCATGTGCCGACGTCGCGTGGAGTTTTTCCCGCGCGTACTGGAGTTTCTGCTATCCCTTCGCGCGGCTGCTCCCGGTCTGGTTCGCTTCCGGCACCATGAACGCCTATGTATGGGCCTAAAGGCCAAG TTGGTGGTGGAGCTGATTCTGCAGGGCCAGCCTTGGGCCCAGGTCCTGGATGCCCTGAATCATCACTTCCCGGAATCTGGACCTCTACTGCGGGATCCCAAAGCT GTGAAGCAGCTGGCAGAGGCTCCTGTGGATCTGGCCTTGAAGCAACAG GAACTTGAACAAGAATATGGGGAACCCTTTATGGCTGCCATGGAAAAGCTGTTTTTTGAATACTTGTGTCAGCTGGAAAAAGCACTGCCTACACTGCAGGCACAGCAG CTTCAAGATATGCTGAGTTGGATGCAGCCTGGAGTTTCTATCACATCTTCTTTTGCCTTGAGCCAATATGTGGTGGACATGGGCTGGCCACTTGCAG AGTGCTCTATTAGTGATACAGTGAACATGACAGAGCCTACAGAGCAGAATCCTCCTCAGCAACCAAGCCTAAAGGAAACTCTTCTGCCAAAAGCCAAGCCTGATCCTTACTTTCCTCAGCAACCAGCCTCAAGGAAACTCCCAGAACCCTTGGCCGGCCACCACTTCAATCTGGCTCCTTTAGGCCAACGAAGAACCCAGTCCCAATGGATGTCCACTCGCGGAGGTCATAAAGAACGCCCCACAGTTATGCTGTTCCCCTTTAGAAACCTGGGCTCACCTGCCCAGGTCACATCTAACCCTGAGATCAGGGGGAAACATAGGACACACCCAGCAGATTCAACAAGTGCTGTGGACACAAGGACAGCCTACACTGGAAAGCCCAAGAGTCCATCCCAGACCCTGGGGGGAAAAGCTCTGAAGGAGAACCCAGTTGACTTATCTGCCTCAGAGCAAAAGGA GAATTGCTTGGATTGCCCCCTAGACCCCCTGAGACTGTCATTGTCTCCTCCTAGGGCCAGGAATCCAG TCTGTCTTCCATCTCTGTGCAGCCCTGTCATTACCATAGGGGACTTGGTTTTGGATTCTGATGATGAAGAGAATGGCCAGAGGGATGGGAAG GAGACTCTGGAAAACTACCAGAAGACGAAGTTTGACACTCTGATCCCCACTTTCTGTGAATACTTTTCCCATTCTGGCCCCAGTGCCATGCCTGTCCCTTCACACAACCATACGGACAGCCCTAGACCCATATAA
- the TINF2 gene encoding TERF1-interacting nuclear factor 2 isoform X1, protein MATPPGAGPAALRFAAAASWQVMCRRRVEFFPRVLEFLLSLRAAAPGLVRFRHHERLCMGLKAKLVVELILQGQPWAQVLDALNHHFPESGPLLRDPKATKQDLMKILEAQETFCQQVKQLAEAPVDLALKQQELEQEYGEPFMAAMEKLFFEYLCQLEKALPTLQAQQLQDMLSWMQPGVSITSSFALSQYVVDMGWPLAECSISDTVNMTEPTEQNPPQQPSLKETLLPKAKPDPYFPQQPASRKLPEPLAGHHFNLAPLGQRRTQSQWMSTRGGHKERPTVMLFPFRNLGSPAQVTSNPEIRGKHRTHPADSTSAVDTRTAYTGKPKSPSQTLGGKALKENPVDLSASEQKENCLDCPLDPLRLSLSPPRARNPVCLPSLCSPVITIGDLVLDSDDEENGQRDGKETLENYQKTKFDTLIPTFCEYFSHSGPSAMPVPSHNHTDSPRPI, encoded by the exons ATGGCCACGCCCCCGGGAGCCGGTCCCGCCGCTCTGCGCTTCGCGGCTGCAGCCAGCTGGCAAGTCATGTGCCGACGTCGCGTGGAGTTTTTCCCGCGCGTACTGGAGTTTCTGCTATCCCTTCGCGCGGCTGCTCCCGGTCTGGTTCGCTTCCGGCACCATGAACGCCTATGTATGGGCCTAAAGGCCAAG TTGGTGGTGGAGCTGATTCTGCAGGGCCAGCCTTGGGCCCAGGTCCTGGATGCCCTGAATCATCACTTCCCGGAATCTGGACCTCTACTGCGGGATCCCAAAGCT ACAAAGCAGGATCTGATGAAGATCTTAGAGGCACAGGAAACCTTTTGCCAGCAGGTGAAGCAGCTGGCAGAGGCTCCTGTGGATCTGGCCTTGAAGCAACAG GAACTTGAACAAGAATATGGGGAACCCTTTATGGCTGCCATGGAAAAGCTGTTTTTTGAATACTTGTGTCAGCTGGAAAAAGCACTGCCTACACTGCAGGCACAGCAG CTTCAAGATATGCTGAGTTGGATGCAGCCTGGAGTTTCTATCACATCTTCTTTTGCCTTGAGCCAATATGTGGTGGACATGGGCTGGCCACTTGCAG AGTGCTCTATTAGTGATACAGTGAACATGACAGAGCCTACAGAGCAGAATCCTCCTCAGCAACCAAGCCTAAAGGAAACTCTTCTGCCAAAAGCCAAGCCTGATCCTTACTTTCCTCAGCAACCAGCCTCAAGGAAACTCCCAGAACCCTTGGCCGGCCACCACTTCAATCTGGCTCCTTTAGGCCAACGAAGAACCCAGTCCCAATGGATGTCCACTCGCGGAGGTCATAAAGAACGCCCCACAGTTATGCTGTTCCCCTTTAGAAACCTGGGCTCACCTGCCCAGGTCACATCTAACCCTGAGATCAGGGGGAAACATAGGACACACCCAGCAGATTCAACAAGTGCTGTGGACACAAGGACAGCCTACACTGGAAAGCCCAAGAGTCCATCCCAGACCCTGGGGGGAAAAGCTCTGAAGGAGAACCCAGTTGACTTATCTGCCTCAGAGCAAAAGGA GAATTGCTTGGATTGCCCCCTAGACCCCCTGAGACTGTCATTGTCTCCTCCTAGGGCCAGGAATCCAG TCTGTCTTCCATCTCTGTGCAGCCCTGTCATTACCATAGGGGACTTGGTTTTGGATTCTGATGATGAAGAGAATGGCCAGAGGGATGGGAAG GAGACTCTGGAAAACTACCAGAAGACGAAGTTTGACACTCTGATCCCCACTTTCTGTGAATACTTTTCCCATTCTGGCCCCAGTGCCATGCCTGTCCCTTCACACAACCATACGGACAGCCCTAGACCCATATAA
- the GMPR2 gene encoding GMP reductase 2 isoform X2, protein MECFFSYTGCYSLSKWKMLLLSVSLPGSILVAEKFSLFTAVHKHYSLEQWKEFAVQNTDCLEHLAASSGTGSSDFEQLEQILEAVPQVKYICLDVANGYSEHFVECVKDVRKRFPQHTIMAGNVVTGEMVEELILSGADIIKVGIGPGSVCTTRKKTGVGYPQLSAVMECADAAHGLKGHIISDGGCSCPGDVAKAFGAGADFVMLGGMLAGHSESGGELIERDGKKYKLFYGMSSEMAMKKYAGGVAEYRASEGKTVEVPFKGNVEHTIRDILGGIRSTCTYVGAAKLKELSRRTTFIRVTQQVNPIFSDDN, encoded by the exons atggaatgttttttctcATATACAGGTTGTTATTCACTTTCAAAATGGAAGATGCTGCTCCTCTCAGTATCATTACCTGGTTCTATTCTTGTAGCTGAGAAG ttCTCCCTCTTCACTGCTGTCCATAAGCACTACAGCCTTGAACAATGGAAAGAGTTTGCTGTTCAGAATACTGACTGTCTTGAG CATTTGGCAGCCAGCTCAGGGACAGGTTCTTCTGACTTTGAGCAGCTGGAGCAGATCCTGGAAGCTGTTCCCCAGGTGAAATATATATGCCTGGATGTGGCAAATGGCTACTCTGAACACTTTGTTGAATGTGTAAAGGATGTGCGGAAGCGTTTCCCCCAACACACCATCATG GCAGGGAATGTGGTAACAGGTGAGATGGTGGAAGAACTGATTCTCTCAGGGGCTGACATCATCAAAGTGGGAATTGGACCAG GCTCTGTGTGTACCACCCGGAAGAAAACTGGAGTGGGGTATCCACAGCTCAGTGCAGTAATGGAGTGTGCAGATGCTGCTCATGGTCTCAAAGGCCACATCATTTCA GATGGAGGCTGCAGCTGTCCTGGGGATGTGGCCAAGGCTTTCG GGGCAGGGGCTGACTTTGTGATGCTGGGTGGCATGCTGGCTGGGCACAGTGAGTCAGGTGGTGAGCTCATTGAGAGGGATGGCAAGAAGTACAAGCTCTTTTACGGAATGAGTTCTGAAATGGCCATGAAGAAGTATGCTGGCGGTGTGGCTGAGTACAG GGCCTCAGAGGGAAAGACAGTGGAAGTCCCCTTTAAAGGGAATGTGGAACACACCATCCGAGACATCCTTGGAGGGATCCGCTCCACTTGTACCTATGTCGGAGCAGCTAAGCTGAAGGAGCTGAGCCGGAGAACTACCTTCATCCGTGTCACCCAGCAGGTGAACCCAATCTTCAGTGATGACAACTAG
- the GMPR2 gene encoding GMP reductase 2 isoform X1: MPHIDNDVKLDFKDVLLRPKRSTLKSRSEVDLTRYFSFRNSKQEYSGIPIIAANMDTVGTFEMAKVLCKFSLFTAVHKHYSLEQWKEFAVQNTDCLEHLAASSGTGSSDFEQLEQILEAVPQVKYICLDVANGYSEHFVECVKDVRKRFPQHTIMAGNVVTGEMVEELILSGADIIKVGIGPGSVCTTRKKTGVGYPQLSAVMECADAAHGLKGHIISDGGCSCPGDVAKAFGAGADFVMLGGMLAGHSESGGELIERDGKKYKLFYGMSSEMAMKKYAGGVAEYRASEGKTVEVPFKGNVEHTIRDILGGIRSTCTYVGAAKLKELSRRTTFIRVTQQVNPIFSDDN, from the exons ATGCCTCACATTGACAATGACGTGAAATTGGACTTCAAGGATGTCTTGCTAAGGCCCAAACGCAGCACCCTTAAGTCCCGAAGTGAG GTGGATCTCACAAGATACTTTTCATTTCGGAACTCAAAACAAGAGTACTCAGGGATCCCTATCATTGCTGCCAATATGGATACTGTGGGCACCTTTGAAATGGCGAAGGTTCTCTGTAAG ttCTCCCTCTTCACTGCTGTCCATAAGCACTACAGCCTTGAACAATGGAAAGAGTTTGCTGTTCAGAATACTGACTGTCTTGAG CATTTGGCAGCCAGCTCAGGGACAGGTTCTTCTGACTTTGAGCAGCTGGAGCAGATCCTGGAAGCTGTTCCCCAGGTGAAATATATATGCCTGGATGTGGCAAATGGCTACTCTGAACACTTTGTTGAATGTGTAAAGGATGTGCGGAAGCGTTTCCCCCAACACACCATCATG GCAGGGAATGTGGTAACAGGTGAGATGGTGGAAGAACTGATTCTCTCAGGGGCTGACATCATCAAAGTGGGAATTGGACCAG GCTCTGTGTGTACCACCCGGAAGAAAACTGGAGTGGGGTATCCACAGCTCAGTGCAGTAATGGAGTGTGCAGATGCTGCTCATGGTCTCAAAGGCCACATCATTTCA GATGGAGGCTGCAGCTGTCCTGGGGATGTGGCCAAGGCTTTCG GGGCAGGGGCTGACTTTGTGATGCTGGGTGGCATGCTGGCTGGGCACAGTGAGTCAGGTGGTGAGCTCATTGAGAGGGATGGCAAGAAGTACAAGCTCTTTTACGGAATGAGTTCTGAAATGGCCATGAAGAAGTATGCTGGCGGTGTGGCTGAGTACAG GGCCTCAGAGGGAAAGACAGTGGAAGTCCCCTTTAAAGGGAATGTGGAACACACCATCCGAGACATCCTTGGAGGGATCCGCTCCACTTGTACCTATGTCGGAGCAGCTAAGCTGAAGGAGCTGAGCCGGAGAACTACCTTCATCCGTGTCACCCAGCAGGTGAACCCAATCTTCAGTGATGACAACTAG
- the NEDD8 gene encoding ubiquitin-like protein NEDD8 isoform X1 translates to MLIKVKTLTGKEIEIDIEPTDKVERIKERVEEKEGIPPQQQRLIYSGKQMNDEKTAADYKILGGSVLHLVLALRGGHGHRQ, encoded by the exons ATGCTAATTAAAGTGAAG acgCTGACTGGAAAGGAGATTGAGATTGACATTGAACCCACAGACAAG GTGGAACGAATCAAGGAGCGtgtggaggagaaagaaggaatccCCCCACAGCAACAGCGGCTCATCTACAGTGGCAAACAGAT GAATGATGAGAAGACAGCAGCTGATTACAAGATCCTAGGCGGTTCAGTCCTCCACTTGGTGTTGGCCCTGAGAGGAGGACATGGCCATAGGCAGTGA
- the NEDD8 gene encoding ubiquitin-like protein NEDD8 isoform X2: MLIKTLTGKEIEIDIEPTDKVERIKERVEEKEGIPPQQQRLIYSGKQMNDEKTAADYKILGGSVLHLVLALRGGHGHRQ; the protein is encoded by the exons ATGCTAATTAAA acgCTGACTGGAAAGGAGATTGAGATTGACATTGAACCCACAGACAAG GTGGAACGAATCAAGGAGCGtgtggaggagaaagaaggaatccCCCCACAGCAACAGCGGCTCATCTACAGTGGCAAACAGAT GAATGATGAGAAGACAGCAGCTGATTACAAGATCCTAGGCGGTTCAGTCCTCCACTTGGTGTTGGCCCTGAGAGGAGGACATGGCCATAGGCAGTGA
- the MDP1 gene encoding magnesium-dependent phosphatase 1, translated as MAQLPKLAVFDLDYTLWPFWVDTHVDPPFHRSSDGTVRDRRGQTIRLYPDVPEIMVRLQGLGVPVAAASRTGEIEGANQLLELFDLVRYFSYREIYPGCKVTHFERLQKKTGISFSQMIFFDDEKRNIVDVSKLGVTCIHVQKGMTLPTLTQGLETFTKVQARP; from the exons ATGGCACAGCTCCCGAAGCTCGCAGTGTTTGATTTGG ATTATACGCTCTGGCCTTTCTGGGTCGACACGCACGTAGATCCCCCATTCCACCGGAGCAG TGATGGAACTGTACGAGATCGCCGGGGCCAGACCATCCGACTCTACCCAGATGTACCTGAGATCATGGTACGACTACAGGGCCTTGGGGTGCCCGTCGCAGCCGCTTCTCG GACTGGTGAGATTGAAGGGGCCAACCAGCTACTGGAGCTCTTTGACCTTGTCAGATATTTTAGTTATAGGGAAATCTATCCAGGCTGCAAGGTCACACACTTTGAGAG GTTGCAGAAGAAGACAGGAATTTCTTTCTCCCAGATGATCTTCTTTGACGATGAGAAGCGGAATATTGTGGATGTCAGCAAACTGG GCGTTACCTGCATTCATGTCCAGAAAGGAATGACTCTACCAACCCTAACGCAAGGGTTAGAGACATTTACAAAGGTCCAAGCCAGGCCTTGA
- the CHMP4A gene encoding charged multivesicular body protein 4a isoform X2, producing MSGLGRLFGRGESQRDWPAGRCRAAGGKKEKGPTPEEAIQKLKETEKILIKKQEFLEQKIQQELQIAKKHGTKNKRAALQALRRKKRLEQQLAQTDGTLSTLEFQREAIENATTNAEVLRTMELAARGMKKAYQDMDIDKVDELMADITEQQEVAQQISDAISRPVGFGDDVDEDELLEELEELEQEELARELLNMDDKKEEPSVELPSVPSTRLPAEPAPKADEDEALKQLTEWVS from the exons ATGAGTGGTCTCGGCCGGCTCTTCGGGAGGGGTGAGTCCCAGCGCGACTGGCCTGCCGGGCGGTGCCGCGCGGCCGGAG GGAAGAAGGAGAAGGGGCCAACCCCTGAAGAGGCAATACAGAAACTAAAGGAGACAGAGAAAATACTGATCAAGAAACAGGAGTTTCTGGAGCAGAAGATTCAACAGGAGCTACAAATAGCCAAGAAACATGGGACAAAGAATAAGAGAG CCGCCCTGCAGGCTTTGCGGAGGAAGAAAAGATTGGAACAGCAGCTGGCACAAACCGATGGGACGTTGTCTACCCTGGAATTTCAGCGTGAAGCCATTGAGAATGCCACCACCAATGCAGAAGTGCTTCGTACCATGGAGCTTGCTGCCCGAGGCATGAAGAAGGCCTACCAGGACAT GgacattgacaaggtagatgaactGATGGCTGACATCACGGAACAACAGGAGGTGGCCCAGCAGATCTCAGATGCCATATCTCGGCCTGTGGGCTTTGGAGATGATGTGGATGAG GATGAACTGTTGGAGGAGCTAGAGGAGCTGGAGCAGGAGGAATTAGCCCGAGAGTTGTTAAATATGGACGACAAGAAGGAAGAACCCTCAGTGGAACTGCCTAGTGTACCCTCTACCCGTCTGCCTGCAGAGCCAG CTCCCAAAGCAGATGAAGATGAAGCACTAAAGCAGTTAACTGAGTGGGTATCATGA
- the CHMP4A gene encoding charged multivesicular body protein 4a isoform X1: MSGLGRLFGRGKKEKGPTPEEAIQKLKETEKILIKKQEFLEQKIQQELQIAKKHGTKNKRAALQALRRKKRLEQQLAQTDGTLSTLEFQREAIENATTNAEVLRTMELAARGMKKAYQDMDIDKVDELMADITEQQEVAQQISDAISRPVGFGDDVDEDELLEELEELEQEELARELLNMDDKKEEPSVELPSVPSTRLPAEPAPKADEDEALKQLTEWVS; this comes from the exons ATGAGTGGTCTCGGCCGGCTCTTCGGGAGGG GGAAGAAGGAGAAGGGGCCAACCCCTGAAGAGGCAATACAGAAACTAAAGGAGACAGAGAAAATACTGATCAAGAAACAGGAGTTTCTGGAGCAGAAGATTCAACAGGAGCTACAAATAGCCAAGAAACATGGGACAAAGAATAAGAGAG CCGCCCTGCAGGCTTTGCGGAGGAAGAAAAGATTGGAACAGCAGCTGGCACAAACCGATGGGACGTTGTCTACCCTGGAATTTCAGCGTGAAGCCATTGAGAATGCCACCACCAATGCAGAAGTGCTTCGTACCATGGAGCTTGCTGCCCGAGGCATGAAGAAGGCCTACCAGGACAT GgacattgacaaggtagatgaactGATGGCTGACATCACGGAACAACAGGAGGTGGCCCAGCAGATCTCAGATGCCATATCTCGGCCTGTGGGCTTTGGAGATGATGTGGATGAG GATGAACTGTTGGAGGAGCTAGAGGAGCTGGAGCAGGAGGAATTAGCCCGAGAGTTGTTAAATATGGACGACAAGAAGGAAGAACCCTCAGTGGAACTGCCTAGTGTACCCTCTACCCGTCTGCCTGCAGAGCCAG CTCCCAAAGCAGATGAAGATGAAGCACTAAAGCAGTTAACTGAGTGGGTATCATGA